A window of the Scleropages formosus chromosome 21, fSclFor1.1, whole genome shotgun sequence genome harbors these coding sequences:
- the LOC108941954 gene encoding homeobox protein six1b-like codes for MSMLPSFGFTQEQVACVCEVLQQGGNLERLGRFLWSLPACDHLHKNESVLKAKAVVAFHRGNFRELYKILESHQFSPHNHPKLQQLWLKAHYVEAEKLRGRPLGAVGKYRVRRKFPLPRTIWDGEETSYCFKEKSRGVLREWYTHNPYPSPREKRELAEATGLTTTQVSNWFKNRRQRDRAAEAKERENSENNSSNNKQNQLSPLDGGKSLLSSSEDEFSPPQSPEQSTVVLFQGNTNHIGGSSYPLTDLGIVQTIHSIQGHSQQLQDSLLGPLTSSLVDLGS; via the exons ATGTCAATGCTACCGTCTTTCGGCTTTACACAGGAACAAGTGGCCTGCGTATGCGAGGTGCTCCAACAGGGGGGGAACCTGGAGAGACTGGGCCGTTTCCTGTGGTCCCTGCCCGCCTGCGATCACCTCCACAAGAATGAGAGCGTCCTCAAAGCCAAGGCCGTGGTGGCCTTCCACCGAGGCAACTTCAGGGAGCTCTACAAGATCCTTGAAAGTCACCAGTTCTCCCCACACAACCACCcaaagctgcagcagctgtggcTCAAAGCGCACTACGTGGAAGCGGAGAAGCTGCGGGGCAGGCCGCTGGGGGCCGTTGGCAAGTACCGGGTCCGCAGGAAATTTCCACTGCCGCGCACTATCTGGGATGGAGAAGAGACCAGCTATTGTTTCAAGGAGAAGTCCAGGGGAGTCTTGCGGGAGTGGTACACACACAACCCGTATCCTTCTCCACGGGAGAAGAGAGAGCTGGCCGAGGCCACGGGACTGACCACCACGCAAGTCAGCAACTGGTTCAAGAACCGAAGACAGAGAGACCGAGCCGCCGAGGCCAAAGAAAG AGAGAACAGCGAGAACAACTCAAGCAACAATAAGCAGAACCAGCTGTCCCCGCTGGATGGCGGGAAGTCTCTCCTGTCCAGCTCTGAGGACGAGTTCTCCCCCCCGCAGAGCCCGGAGCAGAGCACTGTTGTTCTGTTTCAGGGAAACACAAATCACATCGGCGGCTCTTCGTACCCGCTGACCGACCTGGGCATTGTGCAGACCATACACAGCATCCAAGGACACTCACAGCAACTTCAGGATTCCTTACTGGGACCGCTAACCTCAAGCCTTGTGGATCTTGGTTCATAG